From a region of the Bacillota bacterium genome:
- a CDS encoding lactonase family protein: MDKQDTKQDTKYIAYVGTYTYGESEGIYIFSLDTSTGRFEPIGASKKLENPSYLAIDKDNRYLYTVMEIDEFNGEKGGAVGSFLINRETGKPEFLNCQPTKGRAPCHISNDRENKYLFAANYREGTVSVFPINPDGSISPASDIIYHEGCGPNKERQEKPHVHYVTLTPEEKYLCAVDLGIDKVIIYELDKEKVRLIPVKELSPKIKPGSGPRHMTFHPDGRFAYVINELSSDIAVFKYHSPCSSSKYDFSHNSSRNYIFEEIQYISTLPEEYKDINYCAAIHVSFDGKYLYASNRGHDSIAIFKIDNCSGKLELISHTPTGGKFPRDFAIDPTGNFLFAANQNSDSIVSFKILPESGKLEQLDYITNVPAPVCIKFAKI, from the coding sequence ATGGACAAACAGGATACTAAACAGGATACTAAGTACATAGCTTATGTGGGCACATATACGTATGGTGAAAGTGAAGGTATATACATATTCAGCCTAGATACTTCAACAGGGCGGTTTGAACCCATAGGTGCCTCTAAAAAATTGGAAAATCCTTCATACCTTGCTATAGACAAAGATAATAGATATTTGTACACGGTTATGGAAATCGATGAGTTTAATGGTGAAAAGGGAGGAGCTGTAGGGTCATTTTTAATAAACAGGGAGACCGGCAAGCCGGAGTTCTTAAACTGCCAGCCTACAAAGGGAAGGGCTCCATGCCACATCAGCAATGATAGAGAAAACAAATACCTTTTTGCTGCAAACTATAGAGAAGGAACCGTATCCGTGTTTCCTATAAACCCTGACGGCAGTATTTCTCCGGCTTCGGATATTATTTACCATGAAGGTTGCGGTCCTAATAAAGAAAGGCAGGAAAAGCCCCATGTCCATTATGTAACTTTAACACCGGAAGAAAAATACCTCTGTGCTGTTGACCTTGGTATTGATAAGGTTATAATATATGAACTTGATAAAGAAAAAGTGCGCTTAATTCCTGTAAAAGAACTTTCGCCTAAAATTAAACCCGGTTCCGGACCACGTCATATGACATTTCACCCTGATGGCAGGTTTGCTTATGTTATTAATGAGTTAAGTTCGGATATCGCAGTTTTCAAATATCATTCTCCCTGCTCTTCATCCAAGTATGATTTCAGCCATAATTCAAGCCGTAATTATATTTTTGAAGAAATACAGTATATTTCTACACTTCCTGAAGAATATAAGGATATTAATTACTGCGCTGCAATTCATGTATCTTTCGATGGAAAATATCTTTATGCTTCAAACCGCGGCCATGACAGCATTGCGATATTTAAAATTGATAACTGCTCGGGTAAGCTGGAACTTATTTCCCATACCCCGACCGGAGGTAAATTCCCCAGGGACTTTGCCATTGACCCAACAGGAAATTTTCTTTTTGCAGCAAACCAAAACTCTGATTCAATTGTGTCCTTTAAAATACTGCCTGAATCAGGGAAGCTTGAACAGCTGGATTATATAACCAATGTCCCTGCTCCCGTATGTATAAAGTTTGCAAAGATATAG